CGTGACAAGGTTTGAAAGGGCGAGAGCAAAAAATACGACCAGATGTAATTTGAAACTACACCGCGGTTATTTTGCGAGTGacgaaaaaaatattatctaCGAGTGCATCAAAATGTGGCttaaaaacgtaaagttttgaaaaacttcagtaactttaaaaaatcaaaacgatTGCTAGAACAAGAGTTTAATAAACGACACTGACAGCGTAAAGTTGTTTCAAAAGAGAATCTTCCTCAAAACCCCGTCTCCGCCAGTGGAGAAGCTGCATGGAGGTTCTTGAGGACGACCGGATATCTGGATATCTGATAGTCGGGGTCGAGTATGGACCACTTGGGTATGTTGACGGGAATAGGGAGGAGGCAGCCCTGGTTAAGCGGGATGTCGTAGCCCACCATGCACCTGAGGGAGTGGATGATGGCAGATTTGCTGATCGCTCTCGGCGCGTTCAACTTGTTTAACACCATAGGGGATGTCCCTTCGAAATCGAATGTCGCGCTGCTCGATATGAGCTCCTGGACCAGGTGGATACCCTAAACAGAAAGCTTCGTTGAAATGTCTGTGATTGATacagttgtgacgtcacaaagacacTTACCTTTTGGTTAGCGGCAACTAGCGCTCTCAAGTCGGCCAGGTTGCCATGGAGATTGTGGGTCCGGCTGCAACTAGTGAATTCTCCTGGGAGCGTGAGAAACGCTGTTACTTCTGTGAGGtaacaagtaaaaacaagttcaatagggtttaaagcagtggttccaAACCTGGGGTTCGCGGACCAATTGGGGGTCCGTGAGTGTCTTGGTTGCATGTAGGCTACTTTATTTCTCTATTGTTTGTGCAACGAAAGAAGagaatcataaacattttaagacgctatttcattgaaatttgcAGCAGCTCCCAAGTATATCCGATATTACAGTAAATATCCCTCAATAGTAGGTTATGCATTAAATAACAAGACATTTTCTGATAGAATTCTTGGCAAATTTTAGGTACGGGTCCGCAggcttgaaaatttatttaaagggGTACGCGACTAAAAAAAcattgggaaccactggtttaaagGTAATTCTGACTCATTAGAAAATCAGAAACCAATTCGTCATTTCACACAACAACTaccatgaaacttttcagcatCATATGATACGAGAAAGCACATCATTCACAACATTATCACATAAATCCCAATCACATCCCAGCATAAATCGCAACcttatcaaaatgtttcagtAGATGTTTGTTAACACAAACACCGTTGCTATacatttatgaaatttttgaacatcatatgataaactttgtgatcagatctataacatttatcacatcACCAAGCAAATCACATGATCATACTCACGAGAGTAAACAGGAAGATGAACTCCTTCAGCACATGGATGATTGGAGACGATGCAATCTCCTTCATTGATCTCTATCGCCCACATCAGGTACTGCACGCCATCCAACATGGCCCCTAGGTGGCTTGGGATGTGAGGAGCGTTGGAAACAAGACGACCATCGGGTCCGAAAAGAGCGCACGAGAAGTCAAGTCGTTCCTGTCGattcatgtaatgttacaCATAAAATACTGAGTGTTCTAATGACACACAATGATCATAATAGAACTACACCTACTCAGCTATCAAGAACATATTTACACAAGTATGTCTTGCAATATACAAAGACTATACAGGACTTTTAACGACTGAAGCacagataaaatgtcaagggCTGAGAAATcttgtataataaaataataaatacattatattatattactatattatttattatatatattatataatataatacaataaattcgcagaaattagaccaaacaaataaaagcactgttggacgattatctagaccagtgatgtataaataacaaacatgttaaaatatgACGAGTTCAAGCCAGACAAATACCTTAATGTTAGTGGATATTGCTGTCCGTTGTAGAATCCTACCCATCTGTTCTGCAATGCTCGTGAACCTTTGATGTCAAATGTCAGAGGTTAtaatacagtgagacctcgttaatccggaccacttcgtttcgtcaaaaaatgtcggtttagcgggttatccggattatcggaaagtaaaaaatcaatcaatcttgcaaatgcagtaccgtgtacaaaacgcagtatgcaccttactacaattctaagtaccgactttctggctggacagcaactaaaataaaattatattttttgtatgatccgacccagtgtcgaaccccagaaccaccgtatttaAGACGAATGCTgtaagccagaagtgacgaacatgcggtcgcaaatcggtttgacaaccgctcttgcatggcgaagcattccggcgggaccagcagtcttgaactatctttgacctgtttccaatctttacgcaatgcgatatcaaaagctgatagcacgattgagttgcagtagtatgtcttcaatagattgccgcactcaaccgatgtaatgtacgtattttttttgcgaccgcggaagcgttgtttgttactgttgatgaacaatttattttttcatttctaaaatactgtacagtatttcatagtaggctatgactaaaaagctgtgcggctaaaattttttacaaagcgcaatactgtacagtactgtacttttgaatcaataaagaccgcaacgttaatATGCGTAGATTAAttatcggctattgtttcgtcaactaactaccgagtgtacatagtgtattaggacaatcgtgaatcattttcgcttaactgttaataatccggtttatcgaattttattgctattgaattagcacatttgttccaaaactttggtgtcggagtcggacagcggagtttccggattaaaggggtaaaatgcgtaggaagaaatccgttcccggcagttttgtgtcggatagcgaggattccggttgttcggggtccggattaacgaggtcccactgtatatTGATAAGACCAGTGATCCCAGTCTAGCACACacacaataaaagttaatcGGGAATGACAAATAACCTAACCTCACTTGCAACTACCCCCATAATCATTGCATGcatttgatattcaatttCCCAGTTATTGTCATTTGGGTAAATTGTCAGTCATAAAAATCGCTTCGAAAAATTCAGTCCACGAAATAACacctatatatttaaaataacggAGAATGACAAAGAACCCAGCCGCACCTTACAAATACCCCAATGGTCATTGCATGcatttgatattcaattttccagttattgtCAGTTATAAACTTGCTTCCAAAAACTGTATCTACGAAATAACACTGACCTGTGTGAAAATATAGAGAGTTGGATGGCGTCCAATTCCTTGCCAATATGCTTCGACTTTCCCTTCCCTATCATGATGGTCACATCACCTGAATAAgcgaaatttttgcaaaattgtaaTTTCTAATCACGGCAAGCTACAATGATGTTGTCAACCTATCATGTAAGAAAAAGACTACCCTCATCGAACTCTAAGTGATGTCACCATGATGTCATAACGCAATACCTTTCTTAGTCATCTCTGCCTTGCAGTCGGGTTCGACCAAGATTGTGCTATTCTTGTCGATGATGATCGCTGGACGGTGAATCACGTGACCATATGACAGGTCCTCCATGAAATGGACGCTAATGTCGAAATGACCTCCATCGAAATAACTTGACATCACCTGCACAACACATGctttattatgacatcacttaTTGTAATAAACAGTCAATGCATGCAATTGACAACATGCATTTGCTCAACATGCTGCATTCAACATTCAACATTCAACATGCTGCATACTTAGGGTGTGtaaattttgccattttaatTAACGTTTAGTGACAGTAGTAGCATGAACTACGACCAAGATACCATATGCAGCATGTAATCTTCACAATTTCTTTATAAGTTACCTCAGATTGATGAAATTATGCACGGTTTGTGATTTAAGTATTTGTAATAAGACGATAGCACAACATACACATAGGtgcagcaaataaaaatttagcattAATATTTAACAACACTTTACATCTTCACTAGGGCAACCGAAAGTCAacatggtcaatttttttacctgctcagaatgctatgaaacaagcacaaaacaaatttcagctttgtacgacgtgtggaatagaagttattaggtcagataaagtcaaaatgttatgttaggtcaaaatacggtcaaattgtctttttttaggtcaaaatctattaaacttgtaattttgtaaccattttgtaatattattcttccgtttttctcttttcttgtacagcaaacaattccagtcccgcaaattttacttagaaccaaagccataaagagagggaaggcttttcagcgcgtttggtgacgtcaccatgtgacggcattgcatttgaaactgcaagctGTCAATCTTAagacgcagaaacgaaaaaaagtcaacactagaaaagcattttgtcatttttaaatgcagctttagattagaaagttgctgtagacagtgtagagactatcagtatagcgtttttcaaaataaggtcaaaacttaaactttttaggtcaaaataaggtcagaatttaaaatttttaggtcaaaaaactggttgccctaatcATCATAAATCATATGGTTACCTGTCGTACAACATATGCTCTGGCAACAACCTCCCCAGACACAGATGGCGTCACAGTTAACACAAGGACATAACTTACGtaatcttattaatatttatctaGCTTGTGCATGCATGCAACGTACATGCTCATATTGATACTGGATATATTAGCGGCACCATACCTCTCATGTTGTACCCAAATGCTATGTTGGTcttcaaatgacgtcatagcgtACCACATAACGCCACCTGCTGGGCCGGATAATATTGTTCTACTTTCATTGAACCTGAGCATAGAGGAGTGTGAGATGTTATATCAGAAGATGTAATCCCAGGATAGGCAACAGTTTTGAACTCATGGGTTGCTTTGGGTGTTGAGTTTGTACAGGCAGGCACAACCATATGCacaaatgatgtcataattagttTGAGTCCTCGCTTGTTTCTATTTCTAGCTACAACAGcatgaaacaaataaactactaTAATTACATACAGAAGTGAGGCCTACTTGAGCTCTAGTCAGACACTAGCTTAAGCGTATTTACTGTACTAAAACTAACGGAAAACTAGAAAATCAGTAAGGGGAAATTTGAGTTTTTTGGTTGGCTTTAATGGGAAAGCAGATCAAAACGGTTAAGAACCGctgctttaaatcaaagtaaaaagtgaTAATAAACTCATCTCTGATTAAGTATTTAAAACCATagaaactataaaataagcaaagacgaaaaatacaaaacccaCATTTAGCGTCACCAGTGGGTAGTAGCTTAATACAACTGCATTGTCAACTGGAAACATCAGAGTTGATCAGCTTACGAGGTCAAATAATTTCAGTCTGGACTAATTTCCATTGTAAAGAAGATCTCTCCAACCCTTAGTGAGAGCAAGTGCCATTCTTTCACCTTTCCTCTCAAGGAGAGCATTTGTGGCGACCGTCGTTCCAATCCGGATGAAATCGATCTTACTTGAGTCGAATGATTCGATCATCATAATTTTAAActctataaaacaaaattaaactatGTATACATAATTAGGCAGTCTATCGaattaaacaacaattctTAGCAGTGGTTTTCGCCAAGTCGACAAATGGTTAAACTTGAGGAAATGAAGGGAAGCTAAGTTTAATTAGAGACAAAATTACGGGcatatttgtaattaaacACCAGCCTTGAAATCAAACTACTTTTCACAATAATCTTTTTAGCCTTGTCAACGAAGCAAATTAGTAAACTTGAAACAACTATGAGACATAAAatcatcaataaaattatgataaactttACCATATTGgctatatgtttatttttgtcacaaaCCTCTTCCATAATCCTTCAAATTCCTTCCCCTTGTGTTTACTTTTCtgattcaaaatttgtttcttcttAGAACTTACTCAGCATTTATCATGTTAAGTATTTCCTAAAATCTAAGCATAGTGTCGGAGTGCGTccattattttctttcatgcCATAATAAAAGGCACTTGCAAGGCTGCCTGTAGAGTTAGGCCGATACAAACCCAAACTAGAATAGATTCGCTGAATATCATCTGCATTCAGGTGAACACAAATACTAGGCTAACGATATCGAAACTGACTACAAAGTTATTATATTTcctatatttatattttccaGGGTCAACATTTTTCATACAGCCAGTGTATACATGTTCTTATACAGCCTACTGAAGGccatttacttaaaaattatgcttttcaaatattattgttttgaaaCCAAACAATTCTTCAGCAACTACACTGGAAAAAAGTGACCGTCATTAGGCCTagtccaaaatttttatcattgtcTATTAACACGCCGATTTCGTTGAAAAAACACTGCCCATACTTTATGTTGGTCCACGTACCCATAAATCTGCCTACATACAGTTTGCAGCGCCTTTTTATGGCTGACTAGGCTACGTCCCACCGATGCACTGGAAACAATGTTGGTTAACTAAAACCCATTATACGATGTGATTGGCGTTTACTTCGTTATAAGTGAAAGACTAGTGGCTTAATCGATTGCGATCGATCTTAATTtcgatatacagtatatccACTATATCACATTAATATTGAGATGGTGACATACTGACATTTCGTCACTGTTTAAAATCTTTCTCATTCGTGCAATGCCGTgagtttatgaacgtttccaCTAAATGCAAGGTTGAACAAGGTCgaaacaacttaaaagtaCTCCTGTGTAAGTACAGTGGGCGGacattttatacaaatttcTTTCCTCGAAATGAAAAGAGGTTTCTTTTTAATAATCTGGGAATGCCAACGCGCACAAGTGCTACGATTATTTGATTCACTtttcaaatacaaatacgACATTTATGCTAACAATCAcaacaaatatgttcaaaataACCTAATATTAAGCTAAAATATGTGGTTCCTAActatatacagtcgaatccgcttaattcggaaaccggataacccggaccaccgctttattcggctaaaatgctcgggaacggaacaaaagtaaaaattgaatgtaaaaaaactcccgttaattcgaacaattctccgcttaattcggacgcGGGTTggcaattcctatcgttaggttatgagtttgtgataaatatatcaattaatgtaatataaaattgtttacgaCATAGAACTCTCAGCTATCGAAttagtgaagcataacactttgtgacgtaatcgatgcttccctcttactgtgcgtgcattacgagtcATCCCTTTTCATtcgtacgttcaacgccgcaacatgtctttatgctgttgctgtcacaatgttctatcttgatgtattcgttcaaagaagcttcaaatataatcaaattatacagttgtcgaggtgtacaattgattctaagattaagagaagcgaaacaacgacctgagactcatttattaTATCGACGactacagacaaacattgtaattgaagtggtcgtccttacaggctaaggaaccataaacaatcatttcattacaagtttatgacacaataaacagtacttcgctctttttaacacaagatgcaattgcattatgagtgattatggtgaaacaatgacgatcgatgcagtaacaatcgacaatgaactcatttAAGGCCGCGCCAatttcatagtcgcttttacttcggtacaattgcgttcgtcttgtagaacagaatggtacagcaaagtttagcagaaaaattgaaattgctcactaaagtaaacaaagacgttttatgtgatcagtgccaattactgcagtatagaccagctgcaattcatttattacgcaacagtacagtacttATTTGCGTTgtctgcctttacgcatgaccatgaaacaaacaattgattttccgcttaattcggacaaagccgtttctccgcttaattcggccaaaattgagcggaaccaaagtgtccgaattaagcggagttgactgtaacaaacaaatgttCTGTACTTTGTTAGAACAAAttcaaacagaaataaaatcaaataaactcACTAAAATCACAATTTTACAAGGataaatcacaaaaatcaaTTATTTGAGGAATTAAGCGTTTACTGTTCAACTTATAACATGAAAAACCTGTGGACTCACAATATGTgaatatttaatttcaaacagtTCATTTTGGCAATTTCGTAGCGTAAGTATTTAAGACCTCGTCCTCTGGAATCACTACATACTTTCTAACAAGAGACACGTACATAGTTTCACACAACATTACCAATTTTAGTCTCCCAATTTCAGGAAGACCATCTTGAACATATGTAGCAACAAAACACTATCCAAAACAAAACCGTAAATTTCTATCCATTGAAAGTACGAACGATTGTTTGACGCTGAGAAAAGTCAACACATCGGCagaaaattgttaaacagGTGAACTTTTGGTCCCAGAGTATACTTGgacgcaaataaattttcgtaTTGCAACAGCATACAGTGATGACGTTGATGCTTTTCCGCCAAAAACTTTTGGGTGTTTTTAAAGGAAGCTCTGTTAGTTAAAGACTTGAATAAAGAGTGCTTCGCCTCAAACCGCATGCACCATGTTCTTGCAGATGAACTAAGGTTTTCTATATCCGGTGGCACATGACTCAGATAATGTTGTTTTGGGATGATGTTAACACTTGGAAACGCTAATTTAAAGATCTGGAAATAAGAAGAAATCAACAAACGCATataacaggggtgggcaacctttttgaacccgagagccactttggttgttaaatttttactgacgagccaagtcataagaaattatgacgtcataaatagtttatgtcgtttaattgttccatatctgcattcctcaatcgaaaaatatcattaaatttggataattaacaacttgtcatcaatgctggcctaaataaggaaaagaaaaagagagaaacgttcataaacggtactcttggtagcctttacaatttttttgaaattttacgattcgactagaagagccacaaaaaacatgccgagagagccgcatgcggttcgcgagccgcagtttgcccatgTCTGGCATATAAGGTCAAGGCGTCATGGACAATGTTCGGAGACAAAAGAATATTGATAAATTTCAGCAAAGCTATAAAGCACTGGTAAGTGTCACAAGAACAATCAACGAACTCACTCAGTACAAAGGGCAGTATTCTTGCCAGTTGTAGCATCTGCGATGCGGACTGACacaatttcttcacttttttgATATGGTGAGACATAATCTGAGAAGGTTTTTTGCTGTctcgaaataaaaaaaacagaaaacttgAAATCTTTTCATTTAGCGTTGAAAGcgttaacttatttttttcgTCAATGTAAAAGTTAAGCATGCAGCAAACATCGTTCCAGCACAATGTTCATTACATCTTGAGGACAATAGGTAAATAGATTGAAATACGACACACCGAATAAGGCTGCCCGTCTATATTTACCTCACACTGCCTTGAATTTTACGCAGTGCTGTTCGTGCGTTGCGATATCTCTCAAGATAAAGTCTAGGTAAAGGTAAAGTTATCTTAAGGTAAAGTAAAATCTCTTAAGATAAAGTCTTCAtcccatttttttgtttttatttcctCTGCAGTTGCCAAGCAATGACGACACTTCCTGAAGGCGAAACCGACCCCTTGTTTCGTCCCCATTACTTGATGGGCTGCTGGCGGCGTGTCAGCTAAAATGGCTGCCAACGATTCTTTGATATTTATAGATTCGTTATTTGGAGTAACGACCTCAAAACCTGCAGCAGAAATCTCGCATCTCATcgtaaaagttttgcaaaaccaCATCTATTCCATACTTGTTAATGTctgaagtttttgcaatggcTGGAAGATTAATCCAGAAATACTTTGACCGATGGCTTGGTggtaaattacaaaaagatATGTAAAAAATCCAAGCTTGAGATCTATAGTTTTGCTTCCTATAGCGGATTGCAAAGCAGCACATCGTCATAGTAGAGTAAAACTTGCAGGGCGCCAGGGTAACTTAAAAATAAAGGGTGCTGTTGAAATACTAAGCCAGATTCAAAATTGCTATAGCATCGATTCATACAAACTTCTTCGTGGTACTTTTTATATGTTAAAAAAGGATTTGTATTTCAACCAAAGAAGTGATTGTGATCCTTACAGAAACATATTAATACAAATGTGGAGCGTTAATTATTCGCCTCTTTTCACTCATTCCAATCGCTTTCATTGAATAACCAAAAGTTACTTCTTGTGGCAAGCTTAAGCCAAAGTTtctaaagaaaatattttcttgtaaatgtgcagttttgaatttttcataCTGAACGACAATCGGATGTATTTGCTTCATAATGCGATGGACGGTAGTTTGCTTATCACAGGAAGTTCCTTCACTTTCGTCAGTTGATAGTTCAGTATAGTAAGAACATCGTAAATCGTTCGGCTGATTTTGCTTaaagaagttttttgaaaCTCAACCAAGTTATCAATTACAGCGTGTAAATAGAAATGGTTCCACCTGTTTAAATGGTCAAAGCAACGTTTGCGGTATTGAAACGGCAACAAGAATGAggacaaatattttgtgtccatggttttatttgtttagttttctATTAAGTATAggttatatttatattatctCGTATTATATCATAATTTGTCAACGTCAAACGCGCGCTTTTCTCGCTACCGTTCATGCTTAATTCGGCACTCAACTATCAAGTGAATGTAGTTTCATTTCAGGGGATTATTCAGTTTTATTCTGTCAAGTCATTTTGTTCAGTGAGAAACAATTTAACGACAAAACGCAATagaatttatttgtaaacGCAGCGATTTACACCTTCATACTTTTTCAGTGAACAAGTATTTCTAACCTGTATGAGATGGTATTTTTCTTTCATGCTCAAACAAAAACACGCCGCACCTTTTTCCCAAATACTAAGCGGGTTTGTCGACTCAACGTTTTCATCTCAACTTTCTCATCCACTGGATTGATCCTCTATAAACTATTGCGACTAATGATTACATGCAGGCAAACTAACTGGTCCTGAAGAAGGGAATTAATGGAAGTGGATACACCTGGAGAGTATTTAGCCGAAAAGAAAAAAGCCTCAAAAGAAGTTGGAGATTATCCAACAATCCAACCAATAAATAACAACTTTGCAGATGACGTCTTACACAAGTCTCTAATAATAtactttcttttcaaacacGGCACTGTAGGAGATGGACTCTTGGTTACGAAACATCGCTTTCAAAACTGGTTTGCATGAAACTTTCTTTAAAGGGATTGAAACCTTGTTGGCAATTCTGttattttctgttatttttgcaGGTATTGCATTTGTGGCATCTTGTTCTGGGGCGAGCGATTATACTTCATTCTAAAGTTGGATAAGTTGTGGCAAGCAAAGTTATTATATTTCCGTTAATGATCAAAGCAACCTTGTTTCAAAAGCTTTCTGCTCCATTTATAAGACTTCCTTGCAACTAACTTCGCCTGCTTGTTGTGAGCTACGCGCTACACCTGGGAAAAGTTGTTTGATCTGATAATAGTTTTCTTGCGGATGTTGGCCCAAATTTTCTTTCAGATATATATTCTATGGTTTGGGCTATCACCCAGTGGTAATGTGATGTGTTGCGCATTCTATTAGTTATGACAAGTCCTTAGATTActataaatatttgaaaaatgaaacaatcgATCTCTTGATGGTTGTGCTATCTCGtaatttatgatgtcattCCAAGAAGATTGTACAATACGGCAGGTAACCTTTGATAAAATCTTTGCAGATGATACGAACAGTTTACTAACTTTCCATGATTATCACGTTTTTACTTCGCGCTTGATCCCAGAGTGATCCTATCCGTAATCAATGAAGCgtagaaaaagagaaaaaggaGAAGAACGACGACGAAATTACACATTCCACAGTAATGCTTGAATTGCGTGCGATTGCTtatagaaaaaattttgtaatgtaGCGATggctgttttattttgcaaccatGAGATTCGTTACGAGCAATTTTCAGGCTTTGTGACATTGTTATGAAGGGGAGCGCAGGGGCATATTTTTACgtaaaaaattgaacaatGTAGTCACCGAAGGAAGTTCAAAGCGTTAATTAGACTCTATTTGTCTGTCGTCCgatcaaaaataaatcgaCACGCATTCTTTTATATCAACACGATAAACAAgcttttaaatgattttaaatcGTTAAACTTTGGactattaattgtttattgcattgGTGATTGATTACTTCATTATGTAAAAATCGGTTTACGCAGCGTCGGTGTACACACTGAattttattacagtaaatgtttgaatttaaTAATTcgctttgtatttacttctagttgattcttttaaactttgcttgacatGAATTAGCTTGTGTAACGCGTCGCAAATTACACGCAAGTTCTTACGCATTTTACGTCATATTCTTCGCTGTCCACGTATCTAGATGTCGTATTGGACAAGGAAAAGGGGAAGGATTCAAACCGCTGTAAAATAAGGACtaggcaaaatattttcaaatttgtttatcTCGTAAAAGAATTCATGTGCAAATTCTCTGAGCAAAATCATCACAATCCAACGCTCAGTACgtatgtaaattaaaaaagaatcaaagcgtgtcgacaatttccattgttaagtaggcctataggcgaTCGAAAAGATCTTGCCATCCAAAAAGACTGGCACCGGTAACTCAGAAAGGGTCTACATGGAATATAAGTCAAAACGGCAATTTTGCA
The Clavelina lepadiformis chromosome 4, kaClaLepa1.1, whole genome shotgun sequence DNA segment above includes these coding regions:
- the LOC143452328 gene encoding 5-oxoprolinase-like isoform X2 encodes the protein MGRILQRTAISTNIKERLDFSCALFGPDGRLVSNAPHIPSHLGAMLDGVQYLMWAIEINEGDCIVSNHPCAEGVHLPVYSREFTSCSRTHNLHGNLADLRALVAANQKGIHLVQELISSSATFDFEGTSPMVLNKLNAPRAISKSAIIHSLRCMVGYDIPLNQGCLLPIPVNIPKWSILDPDYQISRYPVVLKNLHAASPLAETGF
- the LOC143452328 gene encoding 5-oxoprolinase-like isoform X1, which produces MGRILQRTAISTNIKERLDFSCALFGPDGRLVSNAPHIPSHLGAMLDGVQYLMWAIEINEGDCIVSNHPCAEGVHLPVYSQVTAFLTLPGEFTSCSRTHNLHGNLADLRALVAANQKGIHLVQELISSSATFDFEGTSPMVLNKLNAPRAISKSAIIHSLRCMVGYDIPLNQGCLLPIPVNIPKWSILDPDYQISRYPVVLKNLHAASPLAETGF
- the LOC143451731 gene encoding 5-oxoprolinase-like encodes the protein MSSYFDGGHFDISVHFMEDLSYGHVIHRPAIIIDKNSTILVEPDCKAEMTKKGDVTIMIGKGKSKHIGKELDAIQLSIFSHRCYFVD